One Ignavibacteria bacterium genomic window carries:
- a CDS encoding calcium:proton antiporter, giving the protein MAKFLKREKSFLIALLTLIIITVFQRDLFEDVSLGASLVLFFVIFVVIIYAAIGVADHAEVLAHKFGEPYGTMILTFSAITVEIIMVTAMMLHEAKDPTLARDTIYATLMILINGITGLCMVIGGFKYGEQFFNLKSSNSFLSMIIAIIGIGLFLPAFANPEQLTILERFLIFASLALYAFFLSMQSKKHSYFFSYKNAEIKSEREEELESKKINGWYHAGMLLAIILVIAMIAEFLSISIENGILMLGLPVKLAALIIALIIIAPEGLTALRAAYSDDMQRVINITFGSTLSTITLTIPAVLIVSFITGNSIILGLSPFMGVMVITTLLLGFISTTRGDSNALQGFIHIILFITFVFLIFLG; this is encoded by the coding sequence TTGGCAAAATTTTTAAAACGTGAAAAATCATTTCTGATAGCTTTATTAACGCTGATTATTATAACAGTGTTCCAGAGGGATTTATTTGAAGACGTATCGCTTGGTGCATCGCTTGTTTTGTTCTTTGTGATTTTTGTCGTGATAATTTATGCGGCAATAGGGGTTGCAGACCATGCGGAGGTGCTTGCGCATAAGTTCGGTGAACCTTATGGAACGATGATACTTACATTTTCGGCAATCACGGTCGAAATCATCATGGTAACGGCAATGATGCTTCACGAAGCAAAAGACCCGACTCTTGCGCGTGATACGATTTATGCGACGCTGATGATTTTGATTAACGGTATTACCGGATTATGCATGGTCATAGGAGGATTTAAATACGGCGAACAGTTTTTTAATTTGAAAAGCTCGAACTCATTTTTATCAATGATAATTGCAATTATCGGCATCGGTTTATTTCTGCCTGCATTTGCTAATCCTGAGCAGTTAACCATTCTCGAACGGTTTTTGATTTTTGCATCTTTAGCGCTTTATGCATTTTTTCTTTCGATGCAATCTAAAAAACACAGTTATTTTTTTTCATATAAAAACGCCGAAATAAAATCCGAAAGAGAAGAAGAGCTTGAATCAAAAAAAATAAACGGGTGGTATCATGCGGGAATGCTTCTTGCAATAATTCTTGTTATAGCAATGATAGCAGAGTTTTTATCGATTTCGATTGAGAATGGAATATTAATGCTCGGGCTTCCTGTAAAGCTTGCCGCATTAATAATTGCGTTAATCATAATTGCTCCCGAAGGTCTCACGGCGCTTCGCGCAGCGTATTCTGATGACATGCAGAGAGTGATAAACATTACATTTGGTTCTACACTTTCGACCATTACGCTCACAATACCGGCAGTATTAATAGTCAGCTTCATCACGGGCAATTCTATAATTCTCGGGTTAAGTCCTTTTATGGGTGTGATGGTAATTACTACTTTATTGCTGGGATTTATCAGCACAACAAGAGGGGACTCAAACGCACTTCAGGGATTTATACATATAATACTTTTTATTACGTTTGTGTTTCTGATATTTTTGGGATAG
- a CDS encoding FAD-dependent oxidoreductase, producing MDSCLRRNDKVIKQLNTNLLPSEAYDDKLIQSKIKKELKLKVSPGEINFKKLKLSLDARGKFPVYRMQVEVYVNEAPPEEKIISSKYVHVKNNKSVAIIGAGPAGYFAALELIENGIKPVIFDRGKDARTRRKDLRAIQQFNEVNPDSNYCFGEGGAGTYSDGKLYTRSDKRGDVNKVLKILVEHGSKDDILYEAHPHIGSNKLPGIVQNIRKTILKYGGEVHFDSKLTDITIQNNKIKSVIINNKNEFDSDNIILATGHSARDIFYLLHGKNILVEAKPFAIGVRIEHPQQLIDFIQYKQKPRDENLPASSYKLVSHASGRGVFSFCMCPGGLIVPSATAPGEIVVNGMSMSRRDSKYANSGIVVQINLEDLTGNLFKEIKNLYSEHNKSDYFNEHFSKKLNTKNILCGLEFQKSLEQLFFLNNTAGTQEAPAQKITDFVNHIVSSKLNGTSYIPGIYSSDFDNLFPEFIKEGLRKSLIDFGQKMKGYYTDEAQIIGIESRTSSPVKIPRDKLSYEHVEVSGLYPCGEGAGYAGGIVSAAIDGQNVAKAIIKN from the coding sequence ATGGATTCCTGCCTGCGCAGGAATGACAAAGTGATAAAGCAGTTAAATACCAATCTTCTCCCTTCCGAAGCTTATGACGATAAGCTCATTCAATCCAAAATCAAAAAAGAATTAAAGCTAAAAGTTTCCCCTGGAGAAATTAACTTCAAAAAACTAAAGCTCTCGCTTGATGCGCGGGGAAAATTTCCTGTTTATCGCATGCAGGTTGAAGTTTATGTGAACGAAGCTCCTCCTGAAGAAAAAATCATTTCATCAAAATATGTTCACGTTAAAAATAATAAAAGCGTTGCAATCATCGGCGCAGGACCTGCGGGATATTTTGCTGCCCTTGAACTTATTGAAAACGGAATTAAGCCTGTCATCTTCGACCGCGGCAAGGATGCACGCACGCGTAGAAAAGACCTGCGCGCAATCCAGCAATTTAATGAAGTTAACCCCGATTCAAATTACTGTTTCGGTGAAGGCGGTGCAGGGACATATTCCGACGGAAAGCTTTATACCCGTTCCGACAAGCGCGGTGACGTAAACAAAGTTCTGAAGATTCTTGTCGAGCACGGCTCAAAAGACGACATCTTATATGAAGCTCATCCGCATATCGGCTCAAATAAACTGCCGGGAATCGTGCAGAACATCCGCAAAACAATTCTGAAATACGGCGGTGAGGTTCATTTCGACTCTAAATTAACCGACATCACGATTCAAAACAACAAGATTAAGTCCGTCATCATAAATAACAAAAATGAATTTGATTCTGATAACATAATTCTTGCAACTGGGCATTCCGCAAGAGATATTTTTTATTTACTTCACGGCAAAAACATTTTAGTCGAAGCAAAGCCGTTCGCAATCGGAGTGCGCATAGAGCATCCCCAGCAATTAATCGACTTTATTCAATACAAACAAAAACCGCGCGATGAAAACCTTCCTGCATCGAGTTATAAGCTTGTATCACACGCATCCGGACGTGGAGTGTTTTCATTCTGCATGTGTCCCGGTGGATTGATTGTTCCGTCTGCAACTGCACCTGGTGAAATCGTCGTCAACGGAATGTCAATGTCACGACGCGATTCAAAATATGCCAACTCAGGAATCGTCGTGCAGATAAACCTCGAAGACTTAACCGGTAATCTCTTCAAAGAAATAAAAAATCTGTACTCTGAACATAACAAGTCTGATTATTTCAACGAGCATTTTTCAAAAAAACTGAATACCAAAAATATTTTATGCGGACTTGAGTTTCAGAAATCACTTGAGCAGTTATTTTTTCTTAACAATACCGCAGGTACACAGGAAGCCCCTGCGCAAAAGATTACCGACTTTGTAAATCACATAGTTTCATCGAAACTAAACGGCACTTCGTACATCCCCGGAATTTATTCATCTGACTTCGATAATTTATTTCCGGAGTTCATAAAAGAAGGATTGCGGAAAAGCTTAATTGATTTTGGGCAAAAGATGAAAGGATATTATACCGATGAAGCGCAGATCATCGGCATCGAATCGCGCACAAGCTCCCCGGTAAAAATACCAAGAGATAAACTTTCTTATGAACATGTTGAAGTTAGCGGATTATATCCCTGCGGCGAGGGAGCAGGTTATGCAGGCGGCATTGTTTCCGCCGCAATCGACGGTCAAAACGTCGCAAAGGCAATTATAAAAAATTAA
- a CDS encoding Rne/Rng family ribonuclease, whose product MKKEILINATSNEIRIALTEDSKLTEFFVESPDQERNVGDIYLGKVWKVMAGIRAAFINLGFPQDAFLHFSDINTLDDTLLSEEDTDIEDEEDEENDQPASRANSTESKIKLNPANLERGQDIIVQITKEPVGKKGVRVTSKISLPGRYLVLIPFGKRTGISKKIYNPREKYRLRKIVRSMLPKGFGIIIRTVAMNQDEKLIREDLNTLITEWNSIEAKLKTAKSPSLLYKDATTTSSVMRDILKEDVSKIVVDSKKLHKEIKNYLDRTSPGFAERLELYNGNQPLFDVFNVERQLNDSLNKKVWVKGAGYIVIETTEAMTVIDVNSGKYAKNQEQELNSLNTNIEAAKEIVRQIRLRDIGGIIVIDFIDLYEERSRKKLYEEIRKEFRKDRAKVTVLPMSEFGLVQITRQRIRQSILHAISDQCPLCSGTGHVQSRVGFTTEIERWLQRYKGSSHKHKLILKLNPLLYGYMKAGFPSKLGKLKMKYFTRFKVAEDDLLALDDFKFIDRKTGKDITAEFND is encoded by the coding sequence ATGAAAAAAGAAATACTGATTAATGCGACTTCCAATGAAATTAGAATCGCTCTCACAGAGGATTCCAAGCTAACCGAATTTTTTGTAGAAAGCCCGGACCAGGAACGCAACGTCGGTGATATTTATCTCGGTAAAGTATGGAAAGTTATGGCGGGCATTCGCGCCGCATTCATAAACCTCGGCTTCCCGCAGGATGCATTTCTTCATTTTTCCGACATTAACACATTAGATGATACTCTTCTGTCTGAGGAAGATACCGATATTGAAGATGAAGAAGATGAAGAAAACGACCAGCCTGCCTCACGTGCTAATTCAACCGAATCAAAAATAAAACTTAATCCTGCTAATCTGGAAAGAGGGCAGGATATTATTGTTCAGATTACAAAAGAACCTGTCGGCAAAAAAGGTGTGCGGGTTACTTCAAAAATTTCACTTCCCGGCAGATACCTTGTGCTTATTCCCTTTGGCAAGCGCACAGGAATTTCCAAAAAGATTTATAACCCGCGCGAAAAATACCGTCTCAGAAAGATTGTCCGCTCTATGCTTCCGAAAGGTTTCGGAATTATTATCCGCACTGTTGCAATGAATCAGGATGAAAAACTTATCAGGGAAGATTTGAATACCTTGATAACTGAATGGAACTCAATAGAAGCAAAGCTTAAAACCGCAAAGTCTCCTTCTTTGCTTTATAAAGATGCAACAACAACTTCATCCGTGATGAGAGATATTCTGAAAGAAGATGTTTCAAAAATTGTTGTTGATTCCAAAAAACTTCATAAAGAAATAAAAAATTATCTCGACAGGACTTCGCCGGGATTTGCAGAACGTCTTGAGTTATATAACGGCAACCAACCGTTATTCGATGTATTTAACGTTGAACGCCAGCTTAACGATTCGCTTAACAAAAAAGTATGGGTTAAAGGAGCAGGTTACATTGTAATTGAAACAACAGAAGCAATGACCGTTATCGACGTCAACAGCGGTAAATATGCAAAGAATCAGGAGCAGGAGCTTAACTCTCTCAATACGAACATCGAAGCCGCTAAAGAGATTGTCCGTCAGATTCGCTTGCGGGATATCGGCGGAATTATTGTGATTGACTTCATTGACTTATACGAAGAGCGAAGCAGAAAAAAACTCTACGAAGAAATAAGAAAAGAATTCCGGAAAGACAGAGCAAAGGTAACCGTGCTTCCGATGAGTGAATTCGGGCTTGTGCAGATTACGCGTCAAAGAATACGTCAATCGATTCTTCATGCCATATCAGACCAATGCCCGCTTTGCAGCGGAACAGGGCACGTTCAGTCACGCGTTGGTTTCACAACAGAAATCGAAAGATGGCTGCAGCGATATAAAGGAAGCTCGCACAAACACAAGCTTATATTAAAACTTAATCCGCTTCTTTACGGGTATATGAAAGCCGGATTTCCAAGCAAACTTGGAAAATTAAAGATGAAATACTTCACCCGCTTTAAAGTTGCAGAAGATGATTTGCTCGCTCTTGATGATTTCAAGTTCATAGACCGCAAAACCGGCAAAGACATCACCGCCGAGTTTAATGATTAA
- a CDS encoding succinate dehydrogenase iron-sulfur subunit yields the protein MNLHVKILRYNPEKDEQPYFQDFHLQNIGEDMRVLDVLHEIKWKHDGTLTFRRSCAHGICGSDGMKINGKNRLACALLLKDLNTSKPLVIEPLPSLPIIKDLVVDMSDFWAKYEVVKPYLINHTPPPSDRERLQSNEDAEKLFESAKCILCACCTTSCPSTWTNENYIGPAAILKAYRFAYDTRDDAADERMDILDTPNGIWRCHTIFNCVEACPKEINITWHISKLKTRISKREL from the coding sequence ATGAATCTTCATGTAAAAATTTTAAGGTATAATCCTGAAAAAGATGAGCAACCGTATTTTCAGGATTTTCATCTGCAGAACATAGGCGAGGATATGCGTGTTCTCGACGTTCTGCATGAAATAAAATGGAAGCACGACGGGACGCTGACGTTCAGGCGTTCATGCGCTCACGGAATATGCGGAAGCGACGGAATGAAAATAAACGGAAAAAACCGACTTGCATGCGCGCTGCTTCTGAAAGACCTGAATACATCAAAACCGCTTGTGATAGAACCGCTGCCGTCATTGCCAATTATAAAAGACCTTGTTGTTGACATGAGCGACTTCTGGGCAAAGTATGAAGTTGTAAAACCATATTTGATAAACCATACTCCTCCCCCAAGTGACAGAGAACGTCTGCAATCAAATGAAGATGCGGAAAAATTATTTGAGTCGGCAAAGTGTATTTTATGCGCTTGCTGCACGACAAGCTGTCCTTCAACATGGACGAATGAAAACTACATAGGTCCTGCGGCTATTCTGAAAGCATATAGATTTGCTTATGATACAAGAGACGATGCGGCTGATGAGAGAATGGACATACTCGATACGCCAAACGGCATCTGGAGATGCCACACGATTTTCAATTGCGTAGAAGCATGCCCGAAAGAAATAAATATTACGTGGCATATTTCAAAATTGAAAACCCGTATTTCAAAAAGAGAGCTGTAA
- the rho gene encoding transcription termination factor Rho — translation MDSKNTSKAGVAPTPNANSKDNLDLKSKKVPELIKIAKELNVNGYSDLKKQELIFKIIEAQTAKDGYAYAFGVLEVLPDGYGFLRSANYNYLPSPDDIYVSPSQIKKFLLKTGDTVSGQVRPPKEGERFFALLKVEQVNYGNPELIRDRILFDNLTPLYPNEKLNLETTPVEYSMRVMDLFTPIGKGQRGLIVSPPKSGKTILLQTIANSIIRNHPEVHMIVLLIDERPEEVTDMERNVNAEVIASTFDEPPERHVAVSEIVLQKAKRLVEAGKDVVILLDSITRLARAHNTVIPHSGKILSGGVDANALHKPKRFFGAARNIDEGGSLTIIATSLIETGSRMDEVIFEEFKGTGNMETVLDRRISDRRVFPAIDLNKSGTRKEELLIPSDVLNRVWLLRKILADYNQVEAMEWLLGKMKGTKSNKEFLATMNS, via the coding sequence ATGGATTCGAAAAACACATCCAAAGCCGGTGTTGCTCCTACTCCGAATGCAAATTCGAAAGACAACCTGGATTTGAAATCAAAAAAAGTCCCCGAACTGATTAAAATCGCTAAAGAACTCAATGTTAACGGTTACAGCGACCTCAAAAAACAGGAACTCATCTTTAAAATCATTGAAGCACAAACCGCAAAAGACGGCTATGCCTATGCTTTTGGTGTGCTCGAGGTTCTTCCTGACGGTTACGGTTTTTTAAGGTCAGCAAATTATAATTATCTGCCGTCGCCGGACGATATTTATGTTTCACCTTCGCAAATTAAAAAATTCCTCCTCAAAACAGGTGATACCGTAAGCGGACAGGTTCGTCCACCGAAAGAAGGCGAAAGATTTTTCGCGCTTCTGAAAGTCGAACAGGTCAACTACGGAAATCCCGAGCTTATAAGAGACAGAATTTTATTTGATAACCTTACACCTCTCTATCCGAATGAGAAATTAAATCTTGAAACAACTCCCGTTGAATACTCAATGAGAGTTATGGATTTATTCACTCCAATCGGAAAAGGACAAAGAGGTCTCATAGTTTCACCTCCCAAAAGCGGTAAAACAATTTTGCTTCAGACAATTGCAAACAGCATAATACGGAACCATCCTGAAGTTCACATGATTGTTCTTCTAATCGACGAAAGACCTGAAGAGGTTACGGATATGGAAAGAAACGTTAATGCTGAAGTAATTGCCTCAACATTCGACGAACCGCCGGAAAGACACGTTGCGGTTTCCGAAATCGTTCTGCAAAAAGCAAAACGCCTTGTTGAAGCAGGAAAAGACGTTGTTATACTTCTTGACAGTATCACCCGTCTTGCAAGAGCTCACAACACTGTAATTCCTCATAGCGGAAAGATTTTATCAGGTGGTGTGGACGCAAATGCTCTGCACAAGCCGAAGAGATTCTTCGGTGCTGCAAGAAACATCGACGAAGGAGGAAGCTTGACAATCATTGCAACATCATTGATTGAAACAGGAAGCAGAATGGATGAAGTTATATTTGAAGAGTTCAAAGGAACAGGAAACATGGAAACCGTTCTTGACAGAAGAATTTCCGACAGAAGGGTATTTCCTGCAATCGACCTGAACAAATCCGGAACAAGAAAAGAAGAGCTGTTGATTCCAAGCGATGTATTGAATCGCGTATGGCTCTTGAGAAAAATTCTTGCCGATTATAATCAGGTTGAGGCAATGGAATGGCTGCTCGGAAAAATGAAAGGCACAAAGAGCAATAAGGAATTTTTAGCGACAATGAACTCATAA
- a CDS encoding C1 family peptidase yields MKLKSFILSFIFTAVICNSLNAQTNYGTGYNDISEDAYNNLQVSVVTYNGTKPQTFTNWQSTIVPEVGNQGQEDACNAWGLGYACMTITAAMQNNYSIYDANGEMSGMKVFSPAFLYNSLNGGQDNGTNILDMLEFVKTVGAVPWDYMPYVNGQYNVTPPESLKTIAANYRIKDYARINMDEESIKSHLLSGYPVVIALNAYKGMGADGDAAYKNNTPYFFPEYASASDAEGRHCVCIIGYDDTIQTPYGNGAFLVQNSWGTQWGTNGRFFIPYDVFTKNIPGTNDPYIVHGFVVSM; encoded by the coding sequence ATGAAACTTAAATCTTTTATCCTCTCTTTTATTTTTACAGCGGTTATCTGTAATTCCCTGAATGCGCAGACAAATTACGGAACAGGTTACAACGACATTTCTGAAGATGCATATAACAATCTTCAGGTATCTGTTGTTACTTATAACGGCACGAAACCTCAGACATTTACAAACTGGCAAAGCACTATTGTTCCTGAAGTCGGCAACCAGGGACAGGAAGATGCCTGCAATGCATGGGGCTTGGGTTATGCCTGCATGACAATTACTGCAGCGATGCAAAATAATTACAGCATTTATGATGCTAACGGTGAAATGAGCGGAATGAAAGTATTCAGTCCTGCTTTTTTATATAACTCACTGAACGGCGGGCAGGATAACGGGACAAATATTCTTGACATGCTTGAGTTTGTAAAAACTGTCGGTGCTGTGCCGTGGGACTACATGCCTTATGTTAATGGACAGTATAACGTAACACCCCCCGAATCTTTAAAAACAATTGCTGCTAATTACAGGATAAAAGATTATGCAAGAATCAACATGGATGAAGAGTCCATCAAGTCTCATTTGCTCAGCGGCTATCCTGTTGTGATTGCTTTAAATGCTTACAAAGGCATGGGAGCAGATGGGGATGCCGCATATAAAAATAATACTCCATACTTCTTTCCTGAATATGCTTCCGCAAGTGATGCAGAAGGAAGACATTGCGTCTGCATAATTGGTTATGATGATACAATTCAGACTCCTTATGGCAATGGAGCATTCCTTGTTCAGAACAGCTGGGGAACACAATGGGGAACAAACGGAAGATTTTTTATTCCTTATGATGTTTTCACAAAAAACATCCCCGGGACAAACGACCCCTATATTGTGCATGGGTTTGTGGTGAGCATGTAA